Proteins from one Loktanella sp. M215 genomic window:
- a CDS encoding rhodanese-like domain-containing protein yields MPITPVADLVAAARARIAEIDTPTLMAMADDPDVVIVDIRDVRERANGHIPGSIHAPRGMLEFWVDPASPYHKPVFAQDKRYVLHCASGWRSALSVAALQDMGFTASHLRDGFTDWVAQGGAVVVPPPRD; encoded by the coding sequence ATGCCGATCACACCCGTAGCCGACCTTGTCGCCGCCGCCCGTGCGCGGATCGCGGAAATCGATACACCCACGCTGATGGCGATGGCCGACGACCCGGACGTCGTGATCGTCGATATCCGCGACGTGCGTGAACGGGCCAACGGGCATATCCCCGGCAGCATCCACGCGCCGCGCGGCATGCTGGAATTCTGGGTCGACCCGGCCAGCCCGTATCACAAACCGGTTTTTGCGCAGGACAAGCGATACGTCCTGCATTGCGCCAGCGGCTGGCGGTCTGCGCTCAGCGTTGCGGCCCTGCAGGACATGGGGTTCACCGCGTCCCACCTGCGCGACGGGTTCACCGACTGGGTGGCACAGGGCGGTGCCGTTGTCGTGCCGCCGCCGCGCGATTGA
- a CDS encoding AraC family transcriptional regulator, whose protein sequence is MTPRTLHHADILPPGAAIHLIRASVTSARPRALHTHDFIELFWVQNGSLRHHLPDRKVTLTEGALVLLRPGQPHALQGRGEDTLVVSVALHPQLTATLDARLPALPFWQAHTGPMQAHRDSRQLADLNHAARLLEHGPRDALGAEAFLLPLLADLSRHRTDLAPQAPDWLVAACAAAQDPAVYRAGAAGLVAQTGQSHPHVSRSLRRWLGQTPTDYINTIRMTQAAHALTSDSDPLPMVAEAVGIANLSHFHKLFRAHHGMTPLQYRQQFQRDVVQPST, encoded by the coding sequence ATGACGCCCCGCACCCTGCATCATGCCGATATCCTGCCGCCCGGCGCCGCGATCCATCTGATCCGGGCCAGCGTGACATCGGCGCGGCCGCGCGCGTTGCATACCCACGATTTCATCGAGCTGTTCTGGGTGCAGAACGGCAGCCTGCGCCATCATCTGCCCGACCGCAAAGTCACATTGACCGAAGGCGCCCTCGTCCTGCTGCGCCCGGGCCAGCCCCATGCGCTGCAGGGCCGTGGAGAGGACACGCTCGTCGTTTCGGTCGCCCTGCATCCGCAGCTGACGGCGACGCTGGACGCACGACTGCCAGCGCTGCCGTTCTGGCAGGCCCACACCGGCCCGATGCAGGCGCACCGCGACAGCCGCCAGCTCGCGGACCTCAACCACGCGGCGCGCCTGCTGGAACACGGACCCCGCGATGCCCTCGGGGCAGAGGCGTTCCTGCTGCCGCTTCTGGCCGACCTCAGCCGGCACCGCACCGACCTCGCACCGCAGGCGCCGGACTGGCTTGTCGCGGCCTGTGCCGCAGCGCAGGATCCTGCGGTCTATCGCGCGGGGGCCGCGGGGCTGGTCGCGCAGACCGGGCAAAGCCATCCCCATGTCTCGCGCAGCCTGCGGCGCTGGCTGGGGCAGACACCGACGGATTACATCAACACCATCCGCATGACCCAGGCCGCCCATGCCCTGACCAGCGACAGCGATCCCCTGCCCATGGTGGCAGAGGCGGTGGGCATCGCCAACCTGTCGCACTTTCACAAGCTGTTCCGGGCGCATCACGGCATGACACCTTTGCAATACCGACAGCAGTTCCAACGTGACGTCGTCCAGCCCAGCACATAA
- a CDS encoding alpha-glucosidase, giving the protein MREWWRDAVVYQIYPRSYQDTTGDGIGDLNGITRRLPHVASLGVDCIWLSPIFTSPQADMGYDVSDYTDIDPIFGTLADFDAMLATAHDLGLRVITDQVLSHTSEKHPWFVESRKDRTNPKADWYVWADPKPDGSPPTNWHSHFGGPAWEFDATRGQYYMHNFLSQQPDLNFHNPDVVEAILDTAKFWLDRGLDGFRLDTVNYYFHDKKLRSNPAAKATHQVMATDLYGMQDNIHNKNQKENLGFLEQLRALCDRYDGIMMVGEVGDMGQRSIDLMAAYTKGSKRLHMAYSFAMLGPDFSPKHFRGCIEGFQKGAPDGQPEWSFSNHDVIRHVSRWADHAVSEEAMARLSAAMLMSFEGTIGIYQGEELGQTETVMQFEELTDLQAIRYWPGIKGRDGCRTPMVWTHDAPNAGFTTGTPWLPVKAPQAAHAVDLQEAANDSILHFYREIIAFRKTHPCMTRGKTAWIDAADPILAFTRSTNDQHLTCVFNLSKTAKTLRIKGHASLTGPHHGSLGGGVLDLPGNGFVFIDHAAAITLTP; this is encoded by the coding sequence ATGCGCGAGTGGTGGCGGGACGCGGTGGTCTATCAGATCTATCCGCGGTCATATCAGGATACGACCGGCGACGGGATCGGCGACCTCAACGGCATCACGCGGCGGTTGCCGCATGTCGCCAGCCTGGGCGTCGACTGCATCTGGCTCTCGCCCATCTTCACCAGCCCGCAGGCGGACATGGGCTATGACGTGTCGGACTATACCGACATCGACCCGATCTTCGGCACGCTGGCGGATTTCGACGCGATGCTGGCCACGGCCCACGATCTGGGATTGCGTGTCATCACCGATCAGGTCCTGTCCCACACCTCGGAAAAGCACCCCTGGTTCGTCGAGAGCCGCAAGGATCGCACCAATCCGAAGGCCGACTGGTACGTCTGGGCCGACCCCAAGCCCGACGGCAGTCCGCCGACGAACTGGCACAGCCACTTCGGCGGCCCGGCGTGGGAATTCGACGCCACGCGCGGGCAGTATTACATGCACAACTTCCTGTCCCAGCAGCCCGACCTGAATTTCCACAACCCCGACGTGGTCGAGGCGATCCTCGACACGGCGAAATTCTGGCTGGACCGGGGCCTTGACGGCTTCCGGCTCGACACGGTGAATTACTACTTTCATGACAAGAAACTGCGGTCGAACCCGGCGGCCAAGGCGACGCATCAGGTCATGGCGACGGACCTCTACGGGATGCAGGACAACATCCACAACAAGAACCAGAAAGAGAACCTGGGCTTTCTGGAACAGCTGCGCGCCTTGTGCGACCGCTACGACGGCATCATGATGGTGGGCGAGGTCGGCGACATGGGCCAGCGGTCCATCGACCTGATGGCGGCCTATACCAAGGGCAGCAAACGCCTGCACATGGCCTACAGCTTTGCCATGCTGGGACCGGATTTCAGCCCGAAGCATTTTCGCGGCTGCATCGAAGGCTTTCAGAAGGGTGCCCCCGACGGCCAGCCGGAGTGGTCCTTTTCCAACCACGACGTGATCCGCCACGTCAGCCGCTGGGCGGATCACGCAGTGTCAGAGGAGGCCATGGCGCGCCTGTCCGCCGCGATGCTGATGAGCTTCGAGGGCACGATCGGCATCTATCAGGGCGAGGAGCTGGGCCAGACGGAAACCGTGATGCAGTTCGAGGAACTGACCGACCTGCAGGCGATCCGCTACTGGCCCGGCATCAAGGGGCGCGACGGCTGCCGTACGCCGATGGTCTGGACCCATGACGCCCCCAACGCGGGCTTCACCACCGGCACACCCTGGCTGCCGGTCAAGGCGCCGCAGGCGGCCCATGCCGTCGATCTGCAGGAGGCCGCGAACGACAGCATCCTGCACTTCTACCGCGAGATCATCGCCTTCCGCAAAACCCACCCCTGCATGACGCGCGGCAAGACCGCCTGGATCGACGCGGCTGACCCGATCCTCGCCTTCACGCGCAGCACCAACGACCAGCACCTGACCTGCGTGTTCAACCTGTCGAAGACCGCGAAGACCTTGCGCATCAAGGGCCACGCCAGCCTGACCGGCCCGCACCACGGGTCACTGGGGGGTGGCGTTCTCGATCTGCCGGGCAACGGCTTTGTCTTCATCGACCATGCTGCGGCCATCACGCTGACGCCCTGA
- the deoC gene encoding deoxyribose-phosphate aldolase yields MPLDMDWVLRAQANTSAIERRAATLPGRRSVKKDYQAAWLCKAISLIDLTTLSGDDSAGRVRRLCAKARQPVAPDLLEALGMNGLTTGAVCVYHDMVATAVDALQGSGIPVAAVSTGFPAGLSPFHLRIAEIGESVAAGAAEIDIVISRRHVLTGNWQALYDEMAEMRAACGDAHVKAILATGELGTLRNVAKASLVCMMAGADFIKTSTGKESVNATLPVTLTMIRAIRDYHDRTGIRIGYKPAGGISKAKDALVYLSMIKDELGDRWLQPDLFRFGASSLLGDIERQLEHHVTGSYSAGWRHAIG; encoded by the coding sequence ATGCCGCTGGACATGGACTGGGTCCTGCGCGCGCAGGCCAACACATCCGCCATCGAACGCCGCGCTGCGACCCTGCCGGGCCGGCGCAGCGTCAAGAAGGATTATCAGGCCGCATGGCTGTGCAAGGCGATCAGCCTGATCGACCTCACGACCCTGTCCGGTGACGACAGCGCGGGCCGCGTCCGCAGGCTTTGCGCCAAGGCGCGCCAGCCGGTCGCCCCCGATCTGCTGGAGGCGCTGGGCATGAACGGCCTGACCACCGGCGCCGTCTGCGTCTATCACGACATGGTCGCCACCGCCGTCGACGCCTTGCAAGGCTCCGGCATCCCCGTCGCCGCCGTTTCCACCGGCTTTCCCGCAGGCCTGTCGCCGTTCCATCTGCGCATCGCCGAAATCGGCGAAAGCGTCGCGGCAGGTGCGGCTGAAATCGACATCGTCATCAGCCGCCGCCACGTGCTGACCGGCAACTGGCAGGCGCTTTATGACGAGATGGCAGAGATGCGCGCCGCCTGCGGGGATGCCCATGTCAAGGCGATCCTCGCCACCGGCGAGCTTGGCACCCTGCGCAACGTAGCTAAGGCGAGCCTTGTCTGCATGATGGCGGGGGCGGATTTCATCAAGACATCCACCGGCAAGGAATCGGTCAACGCCACCCTGCCCGTGACCCTGACCATGATCCGCGCGATCCGCGACTATCATGACCGCACCGGCATCCGCATCGGCTACAAACCCGCCGGCGGGATTTCCAAGGCCAAGGACGCGCTGGTCTATCTGTCGATGATCAAGGACGAGCTGGGTGACCGCTGGTTGCAGCCAGACCTGTTCCGCTTTGGTGCGTCGTCGCTGCTGGGCGACATCGAACGGCAGCTGGAACATCATGTCACCGGCAGCTACTCCGCCGGCTGGCGTCACGCGATCGGCTGA